Sequence from the Desulfobacterales bacterium genome:
TAGGCATGTTGTACGTGGGCATCAAGGAAAAGGAAGCTACGTCGGATCTGGTGAAAACCATATTAGATACACGGATCGGTCAATCCGGATATTTATTCGTGATGAATTCAGCGGGAAATTTATTGTATCATCCACACAATGAGCTGGCAGGAAAACATGTCATTTCCGATCTGAATCTGACCGAACTTAAAGAGGTTTTGAATAATCGACAGGAAGACCGCGTTCAAACGGTGTCTTATCCGTTCGAAAACCGAAATAAATTTATCCAGTATTCGTATCTCAAGGGTTGTGACTGGATTATTTGCGGCAGCGGGTATTGGGATGAATTTTCACAGGAGTCCGCCCAGGTATCGATCGAGATGCTGAAAAAAGAGTTTATGGCATTTTATGAGAATGCTGCCAGAAACATCCATGGAAATAAAGTATACCTGTATAACCAGATACGCTACATTGATGAAACAGGGCAGGAAATCGTCAAACTTCAAGAAGGCCAATTGTCGGATGATCTTAAAACCAAGGCAGATAAAGCCTGGTTTCAGTCCTGCCGGAATCTGGGACAGGGTAAGATTTTTAATTCAGGTGTTACGATTGCAGCCAATACCGGGATGGCCGAAGTCCGGATCATCTCCCCGGTTTATCAGGGAGATGTGTTCAAAGGAGTCACGGTAATGAATATGGACTGGTCTCTGGTGTGGAAGTTGCTGCAGCATCATGTTTACGGGAAAACCGGCTATCCGTACATTATAAATAATAAAGGGATATTGCTCAGCCATCCCCGATACGCAGTTGCAGATAAAAAGGATCTGAGCGATCCGAAAAATGGTGCAAAAACAGCGGAAATCGTTCAGACAAGCATGCTTAAAGGCAAAACCGGTACGGCTGTAACCCGTTTTGAAGGCATTGAAAAATTTATCGCATTTGCGCCATTAAAAATGGGGGAATTGACCTACAGCATTGCGGCAACGGGTCCGGCCGACGAGTTTCTTGAACTTGCTGAAACGGTCAAATCAAATGCCCGACATCATGTTGGCGGCGTCATCAAGCTGATCGTGATCATTGCATTGATATTAGCCGTTATTGGCAGCGGCATCGGGCTGGCAATCAGTAACTATATCGTCAGGCCCCTGCTGCAAATCATACAAAATCTATCGGATGGATCGGAGCAGATCGATGCCGCATCCGGAGAAATTCTTTCCGCCGGCCAGTGCCTGGCTGCGGGAGTCTCTCAGCAGGCAGCGTCGCTTGAGGAAATTTCGGCTTCCATGGAAGAGATGACGATCATGACAAAACAAAATGCCGATCATGCCAATAATGCCAACGGGCTGATGAGCAAATCCACCGGGGTAGCCGAAGTTGCCAGTGACTTTATGAAAAACCTGACACTTGCAATGGAAGGCATCTCATCGGCCAGCCAGGAGACCCAGAAAATCATTAAAACGATTGATGAAATAGCGTTTCAGACCAATCTGCTGGCACTCAATGCGGCAGTAGAAGCTGCTCGTGCAGGGGAGGCCGGTGCCGGATTTGCCGTGGTTGCCGATGAAGTACGAAATCTGGCGATTCGATCGGCGGAGGCTGCGAAAAATACCACGGGGCTTATTGAAGGAACCGTCATGAAAATCAACGAGGGCTGTGAAATGGTTAAACAGACCGAAGCAGCGTTTTCAGACGCCATGTCAATCACGTCAAAGGCGGGAGCGTTGGTAACACAAATTGCTTCAGCCTCTGAAGAACAGGCCCTGGGAATTGCTCAGATCAATGAGTCGTTGATTCAGATGGATTCGGTGGTCCAGCAGAATGCTTCCGGTTCGGAGCAAACCGCTTCTGCGTCCCGGCAACTGAATTCGCAGGCGGAAATAATGAAATCCGTAATTCAGAATCTGGGTGCTCTGCTCGGCAGTCAAAAAAGAACAGCCGTTGTCCGGGCCCGAAAAAATCAAACGGATCAGAGCGTGGAGCCAGTGCAGCAAGCGCCCGCAATTGAAATGTAAGATATAAACTCGTTGGTGGTTCTGCCAAAAATGATCCGGCATTGACGGTTGTCCAAAGCCGGATCGTTTTTGTGCATGGTTTAAAATCCGGGGCTTGATCATAACTGCGGCCACAATGTCACGGGGCCCGTCCCGCCCATTGCCGGCTTCTCCAGCGCGATCCGGGGGATGCCGGCAACGGGCGGGACTTCAAGTCTACGCACAGCAAAATATGGCCGCAGTTATGATCAAGCCTAAAATCTGTCTTTCATGCTCGAAAGAATCAATCCTCATGCCGGCTGCCTGTATAAGATTTCCGAAAAAAACAATATCGGTTGTTTAGAATGTATCCAACCCGCTTGCTCTGGAGTTTATCAAATACGGGGAAGCCGTCAGCGCGGTCTGGAGTTTTGTCTCTGTCCGAACATTTTTTGCATGGGCGTTCAACAGCATTCAGACTCGGCTGCGAGGATAAAAAGCTTGACATAGATTTATCCGGCACGTATATTTCCAAAAAAGAATATTTGTAGACAGATTTATGTCTATAAAACCTATTTGATAGCAAGTATCTTGCAATGCATATAGATACATTAGAATATATAATCCTATTTATGTCTATGGATTCAATTGGCTTTTTTTGTTGAAAATACAGAATTGAGCAAGTCCACAAGGTAACTTTTTGAAACCGGTTTATCAGCGATCAGCTTGCGCAAAAATATGAAAGCTGATTTCAGAAAACTGAAATATCAGATAAATAAAAAACGAGGTGATGAACTATGGATCGATTTGACGCACTACTTTCTGAAATGGATTTAGAATTCTTCGGCACCAGCTCACATGCGGTTTCAGCTGAAAGCGCCGTGAATATGGCCGACCGGAAGGACGTATTTTTTCTGGACGTCCGTTCCAGTGAAGAAACTTCTCTGCTCTCCTTTCCGTTTGCCGTAAACATTCCGGTGAATGAAGTACCGAAACGGTTGGAAGAACTTCCGACGGATAAACTTATCGTGGTGATCTGCTCTTCGGTGTTTCGGGCTGCCATGGTCTATACCTATCTGCGTTATAAAGGATTTGAACAGGTAAAAGGTCTTGCGGCCGGCATAGAACAGATGGCAGCTTTTCTGAAGCCTGGACCAATCTTTAAACGAAAGCAGAAAGCATAGCGAAAGGTACCGGCATGGAAACAATCTGGATCGCACTGCTCTCTTTTATTCTCAGCTTTCTTTTTGCCCTTGGGGGCGTGGGATCAGCCGTTGCGCTTGTTCCGGTACTGCACTGGCTTGGCATTCCGCTGAACGAAGCCAAGCCTACCGGACTGTTCGTAAATACAGTGAGCCTTATTGGTGCCAGCATTTCAAATATCAAAAATCGAAAGCTTGATTTTTCGATGGGTATCCCCATTATTCTCGCTTCGGTTTTTGTCGCTCCTTTGGGCGCTTATGTGTCAACATTTCTGCCGGAAAAAACGGTGCTGGGGCTTTTTGTGCTGTTTCTGCTTTTTTCAGGGAACATGATGTTTTTCTTCAAAGGCTCCAAATACGCGGACCAGTATCGTTCGGATCGACCGATTCCGGCCATGCTCGGCATTGGTGCGCTGGCCGGAATGGTTTCCGGCATGCTCGGCGTCGGTGGAGGGGGTATTGTCTCGCCGTTGATGATTATGCTGGGGTTTAACCCGAAAAAGATTGCTGCTGTTACCGCCTTTGTTGTCCCGTTCTCCTCCCTTACCGGATTCATTGCTTACTGGTCCATGGGACATTTCAATCCGGCACTGGTGTTGCCGGTGGGAGGCGCTGCCTGCGCAGGCGGTTACCTGGGCACACATTTTATGCAGACCCGCCTCAGCCCGGCTACGGTGAAACGGTTTCTTGCACTGGTTATCCTGGGGCTGGGGATAAAAATGCTGTTTCGACTTTTCTGAAAGGCTCAAGGCTCTTTACTTGCCCTTTATGACCGTTGTTTGAGCCTTTTCAGTCGGTTATAGAAAAGGGGGCAGGCAAATTATGGCAGGCAGGCGTAAGTGACCCTGCTACGGATAAAGACCGATTCTAAAAAATGCCGTGCACATCACGAATGATCGCATCCGATGAAACAGCCGTGTACCATGTCATGGCCCGGACGGCGCTGGACGGTTTTTCTGTGGGGGATGTTAAAAAGGATTTTCTGCCGGGTCTGATCAAACGGTTCTCGAAGCTTTATTTTACCGAATCGGATTTGCTCGGTATTACAACAAACGGCACAACCACAGAGGTTATTTCTGGGGAGACCGGTTTAAAAGCGTCATCGTGGATAAGGGGGAAAAATACCATGGTAAAGACTTCATTACCTGCCAGCCGGCATGTTTCATTGTGAAGTCATTTCCTGAGACCGGGGCAGAGAAACCGTTACCCGTGTCCAAACCTCTGGTTTGCTCTCAAATGTTATCTTTCCATGGTGAAGTTCGACGATTCTCTTCACGATCGCCAGACCCAGGCCGGAGCCGCCGTGCTGAAGCGATCTGGGCTGTTCCACCCGGTAGAACTGGTCGAACACCTTGTCGATCTGAGCCTCTGAAACACCCGGTCCCGTGTTGGTTACCGTGATTGTCAAATCAGAATCTGCCGGATCGGCATCGGATTCATCGCTATCCACCTCGACCCGACCACCTGCCACGTTATATTTGATGGCATTATCCAGTATATTTGAAAACGCGCGGTTCAACTTCCCCGCATCCCCCTGAATGATGAGCCGGCGGGGAAGACGGATGTCCATTTGAACGTTTTGAGCGGTAGCCAGAAGACGATAATCTTCTGACAGGGAGGACAATAGCCCGGAGATATCAACCGGCTTCGGGTCGATGCCGGCTAACGATTCCAGGGAGGACAGATTCAACAGGTCTTTGACCAGTCGCTCCATGCGCAATACCTGATCATTTAACTGGAAAAGATTCTCCTTTACAGAGGCCGGCAGACTCCCCATATCGGAGGTGAAAATCTCCTCGATAGCCAGCCGCATCGTGGTCAGCGGCGTTTTTAACTCATGGGAGGTGTCGAAGAGAAAATCTCTTTGTTTCATAAAAGAATTTTGCAGCCGATCCAGCATCCAGTTAATCGTCCTCGCCAGCTCACTGAATTCATCCCGTCCCGGCCCGGTCGGTATCCGCTGATCGAGATTCTTTTCACTGATTTCTCTGGTAAGGTCCTTCATTTTACCAATCGGTTCCAGGATCTTTCCGGCTACAAACTGGCTGATAGCTGCCAATGCCATCCAGCAGAAGATAAGCCCGGCGCCAATGCTGAAAACCAGTTCCCATATTTCTTCTGCCAATTTTTCCATGGGACGGGCGATCTGCACAGCGAACGTTCCCCCTTCCAACGAAAGCAAGAACGTCCTGATCCGGAAGGTCACTTCGCGGCCGCTGTCCTGACCCGGGTCGATTCGTTCAGGCGGGACAATCGCACTGGCAATCGCACTGGCATCAGGTTCTACGGAAGGAAGGTTTACCCGTTTTGCCAACTGTGACTGGTAAAGCATTCTGTTGGAATCCTGCTCATAGATTCTGAGCCAATACGGATAAAATTCAGCAGCATCGGGATCGGCAGGCGGGAACTCCGATTTGCTCTGCCCTGTCACGCGCATTTTGATGGCCCTGTACGCTTCCTCCTTGAGTTCCCTGTCCAGAATGTCGAAAGGCTGTTCGATCAGTTCATAGAACAAGACAACGGAAAACAATAAGGTGGTAATAAAACCGGTCCAGGCAACGAGGAGGGTAATCCTTTTCTTAACCGTCATTCTTCCGGGTCCCTGATCATATATCCCACACCGCGGATGGTTCGGATCATGTTACCCTGGCCGGAATCCCCGATTTTATGACGCAGATTTTTGATATGAACATCCATAAAATTAGACATGTTGAAGGGGTCGAAGTCATCCCCCCATACGTGTTCAGCCAGACTGAAGCGTGATACGACTCTGTTTTTATTATAGAGGAGGAACTCAAGAATGCAAAACTCTCTATGGGTCAGTTCGATTGGCGCTTTGCCTTTGGTTACTGCACGGCTCACCGTATCAAGCTGCAGGTCCAGGACCTGCAACACGGATTCAGCCTGGCTGCCGGATCGTCGGAGCAAGGCACGTATGCGTGCCAGCAACTCGCCCAGAGAAAACGGTTTGGCCAGGTAGTCATCGGCGCCGATATCAAGCCCCCTCACTCTGTCAGCTACATCACCCTTTGCGGTGAGCATGAGCACCGGCGTTTTGATTCCGGCCTTTCGCGCCTCTTCCAGAACAGTCAACCCGTCCATTTTGGGCATCATGATATCCATAATAATCAAATCAAAAGCGGTTTCGAACAATCTGTTCAACGCCGCTTCGCCATCCCTCGCCGTCTCTACGATATAACGCTGGCTTTCCAGGCTCTGATGTAATTGTTTCCGCAGCGAGGATTCATCATCAACAATCAAAATTTTCATGATCGCAGGTCCTGAAAGATTGTTTACCCGTTCCGCTGAACTCGTTAGCGTCCATCCAGAAATGATTAT
This genomic interval carries:
- a CDS encoding HAMP domain-containing sensor histidine kinase, with the translated sequence MTVKKRITLLVAWTGFITTLLFSVVLFYELIEQPFDILDRELKEEAYRAIKMRVTGQSKSEFPPADPDAAEFYPYWLRIYEQDSNRMLYQSQLAKRVNLPSVEPDASAIASAIVPPERIDPGQDSGREVTFRIRTFLLSLEGGTFAVQIARPMEKLAEEIWELVFSIGAGLIFCWMALAAISQFVAGKILEPIGKMKDLTREISEKNLDQRIPTGPGRDEFSELARTINWMLDRLQNSFMKQRDFLFDTSHELKTPLTTMRLAIEEIFTSDMGSLPASVKENLFQLNDQVLRMERLVKDLLNLSSLESLAGIDPKPVDISGLLSSLSEDYRLLATAQNVQMDIRLPRRLIIQGDAGKLNRAFSNILDNAIKYNVAGGRVEVDSDESDADPADSDLTITVTNTGPGVSEAQIDKVFDQFYRVEQPRSLQHGGSGLGLAIVKRIVELHHGKITFESKPEVWTRVTVSLPRSQEMTSQ
- a CDS encoding response regulator transcription factor is translated as MKILIVDDESSLRKQLHQSLESQRYIVETARDGEAALNRLFETAFDLIIMDIMMPKMDGLTVLEEARKAGIKTPVLMLTAKGDVADRVRGLDIGADDYLAKPFSLGELLARIRALLRRSGSQAESVLQVLDLQLDTVSRAVTKGKAPIELTHREFCILEFLLYNKNRVVSRFSLAEHVWGDDFDPFNMSNFMDVHIKNLRHKIGDSGQGNMIRTIRGVGYMIRDPEE
- a CDS encoding Cache 3/Cache 2 fusion domain-containing protein yields the protein MLKHISLKLKLTLLCLMLVIFPILVIGGVSIKTFDDFGESTSDESYSALEKQALETLQAGVESDRQRIETLLDTVENDSKKLAASSNMTGYLESTAGKNEVLNKMAQDEVKSIVEGVVRSSHVQQKVLEKKLQSDLTVIESMLMDQKKIGITNTRHSWNAVNQFSKKTKQIQLPLMKIGDRVIALNDSFEKKTPIVDDAQKALGGTCTIFQKMNSEGDMLRIATNVKKLDGKRAIGTYIPAANSDGTKNTVISKVLSGQTFLGRAFVVNDWYFTAYKPIYDLNKQIVGMLYVGIKEKEATSDLVKTILDTRIGQSGYLFVMNSAGNLLYHPHNELAGKHVISDLNLTELKEVLNNRQEDRVQTVSYPFENRNKFIQYSYLKGCDWIICGSGYWDEFSQESAQVSIEMLKKEFMAFYENAARNIHGNKVYLYNQIRYIDETGQEIVKLQEGQLSDDLKTKADKAWFQSCRNLGQGKIFNSGVTIAANTGMAEVRIISPVYQGDVFKGVTVMNMDWSLVWKLLQHHVYGKTGYPYIINNKGILLSHPRYAVADKKDLSDPKNGAKTAEIVQTSMLKGKTGTAVTRFEGIEKFIAFAPLKMGELTYSIAATGPADEFLELAETVKSNARHHVGGVIKLIVIIALILAVIGSGIGLAISNYIVRPLLQIIQNLSDGSEQIDAASGEILSAGQCLAAGVSQQAASLEEISASMEEMTIMTKQNADHANNANGLMSKSTGVAEVASDFMKNLTLAMEGISSASQETQKIIKTIDEIAFQTNLLALNAAVEAARAGEAGAGFAVVADEVRNLAIRSAEAAKNTTGLIEGTVMKINEGCEMVKQTEAAFSDAMSITSKAGALVTQIASASEEQALGIAQINESLIQMDSVVQQNASGSEQTASASRQLNSQAEIMKSVIQNLGALLGSQKRTAVVRARKNQTDQSVEPVQQAPAIEM
- a CDS encoding rhodanese-like domain-containing protein, with protein sequence MDRFDALLSEMDLEFFGTSSHAVSAESAVNMADRKDVFFLDVRSSEETSLLSFPFAVNIPVNEVPKRLEELPTDKLIVVICSSVFRAAMVYTYLRYKGFEQVKGLAAGIEQMAAFLKPGPIFKRKQKA
- a CDS encoding sulfite exporter TauE/SafE family protein — its product is METIWIALLSFILSFLFALGGVGSAVALVPVLHWLGIPLNEAKPTGLFVNTVSLIGASISNIKNRKLDFSMGIPIILASVFVAPLGAYVSTFLPEKTVLGLFVLFLLFSGNMMFFFKGSKYADQYRSDRPIPAMLGIGALAGMVSGMLGVGGGGIVSPLMIMLGFNPKKIAAVTAFVVPFSSLTGFIAYWSMGHFNPALVLPVGGAACAGGYLGTHFMQTRLSPATVKRFLALVILGLGIKMLFRLF